Proteins from a genomic interval of Chloroflexota bacterium:
- a CDS encoding phytanoyl-CoA dioxygenase family protein, whose protein sequence is MAKVVTLDESTQPLRTLIAQELQTYDEQGFVILNDVFPSQDITTLNDEIERLMPEHGDTMANRPGWIFQLGLRSELISNFARDERILSLIEDIVHPGIAIHSAKLVSKVPHSDIVCHWHQDEAFYTRPDDPKSFSQTRMSIWVPLQDANEANGCMWVVPGSHRWGLQDYEVMDYGACVRKLTPEEYANEHAIPVPLPAGSMLLFHGLLWHHSKGNSTDHVRQAFIVSYQEATSLADVGQRKLIRPAPASNGE, encoded by the coding sequence ATGGCGAAGGTAGTGACGCTAGATGAAAGCACCCAGCCGTTGCGCACCTTGATTGCGCAGGAACTTCAGACCTACGACGAGCAGGGATTCGTCATTCTAAATGATGTCTTTCCGTCCCAGGACATCACTACCCTCAACGACGAGATCGAGCGTCTCATGCCGGAGCATGGCGACACCATGGCAAACCGGCCGGGTTGGATTTTTCAGTTGGGGCTGCGTTCCGAGCTCATCAGCAACTTCGCCCGCGACGAACGAATCCTGTCCCTGATCGAGGATATTGTGCACCCCGGCATTGCCATTCACTCCGCAAAACTCGTCTCCAAGGTGCCCCACTCCGACATCGTCTGCCACTGGCACCAGGACGAGGCCTTCTACACGCGGCCCGACGATCCCAAGTCGTTCAGCCAGACGCGCATGTCCATCTGGGTGCCGCTGCAGGACGCCAACGAGGCCAACGGCTGCATGTGGGTGGTGCCGGGCAGTCACCGCTGGGGACTGCAGGACTACGAAGTCATGGACTATGGGGCCTGCGTCCGCAAGCTCACGCCCGAAGAATACGCCAACGAGCATGCCATTCCCGTCCCGCTGCCGGCCGGCTCCATGTTGCTCTTCCACGGCCTGCTGTGGCACCACTCCAAAGGCAACAGCACCGACCACGTGCGCCAGGCCTTCATCGTCTCGTACCAGGAAGCCACGTCCTTGGCCGACGTCGGCCAGCGCAAGCTCATCCGGCCTGCTCCCGCGAGCAATGGGGAGTAG